From one Branchiostoma floridae strain S238N-H82 chromosome 3, Bfl_VNyyK, whole genome shotgun sequence genomic stretch:
- the LOC118412238 gene encoding neuropeptide FF receptor 2-like: MSFGHELKVSLEEMKEIDSNGSIGDNQTMGSQNSGYSDSILKQSPAVIVVFVIGYLSVFVVCIIGNILVIYVVMKIPRMRTVTNYFILNLATSDLLVAIFCIPFTLVDNIIKGWPFGGFMCRLSPAAAIISVAASVFTLVAIALDRYYAVLYPTVSKFTVKSTIWTIRLIWFLAIIIGIPVMIVMGPLDGGDRFSGTQMCVEHWPTDDYRKAFTVSLLLVCFLLPLSIIGYLYVRIGYRIWFSMTPGQTKAAHDARASVTKRKTKVVKMLLVVVVLFTVTWLPLHIVMMLGDFGNLSRKQQHDLWIYVFPVAHWLSYIHSAMDPLIYGYYNRAVRTEFKTMRTRSMQSSIAMTSFSDGRTRMSTVTSRSVRRAAEHTSTPSELIRD; encoded by the exons ATGTCATTTGGCCACGAACTGAAAGTATCTTTGGAAGAGATGAAAGAAATTGATTCCAACGGCAGCATCGGGGACAACCAGACCATGGGGTCACAGAATAGTGGTTATTCGGATTCCATTCTGAAACAAAGTCCCGCAGTCATTGTTGTCTTTGTGATCGGCTATTTGTCCGTATTTGTCGTGTGCATCATCGGCAACATCCTGGTCATCTATGTGGTGATGAAGATACCCCGGATGCGGACGGTCACCAACTACTTCATCCTGAACTTGGCCACGAGTGACCTCCTCGTCGCCATCTTCTGCATCCCCTTCACACTGGTCGATAACATCATCAAAG GCTGGCCATTTGGGGGATTCATGTGTCGCTTGTCTCCTGCCGCAGCCATTATCAGCGTGGCTGCTTCAGTCTTCACACTGGTAGCTATTGCACTAGACCG GTACTACGCTGTTCTGTATCCAACAGTGAGCAAGTTCACGGTCAAGAGCACCATTTGGACCATCCGACTCATCTGGTTCTTGGCCATCATCATCGGCATTCCAGTGATGATCGTCATGGGCCCGCTGGATGGTGGAGACCGCTTTAGCGGCACACAGATGTGTGTGGAGCACTGGCCTACAGACGACTACCGGAAGGCCTTCACTGTCAGTCTCCTTCTGGTGTGCTTCCTCCTTCCACTCAGCATCATCGGGTACCTCTACGTCCGTATCGGCTACCGGATCTGGTTCAGCATGACGCCCGGACAGACCAAAGCTGCCCATGACGCTCGTGCTTCCGTCACAAAGCGGAAAACGAAAGTCGTGAAGATGCTTCTGGTCGTGGTGGTGCTGTTCACTGTGACGTGGCTGCCTCTCCATATCGTCATGATGTTGGGCGACTTCGGCAATCTGAGCCGCAAGCAACAACACGACCTCTGGATCTACGTGTTTCCCGTGGCGCATTGGCTGTCCTACATCCACAGCGCGATGGATCCGCTCATCTACGGCTACTACAACCGTGCCGTCAGGACAGAGTTCAAGACCATGCGCACCCGCAGCATGCAGAGCTCCATCGCCATGACGTCCTTCAGCGACGGTCGCACCAGGATGTCGACAGTCACCTCCCGGTCCGTGCGCCGAGCCGCCGAGCACACGTCTACACCATCGGAGCTGATTAGAGATTAA